One Anastrepha obliqua isolate idAnaObli1 chromosome 6, idAnaObli1_1.0, whole genome shotgun sequence DNA window includes the following coding sequences:
- the LOC129250405 gene encoding putative uncharacterized protein DDB_G0286901 gives MEWEQLTLNIRELKEKFDKSYKCVSQNRSIQKDTLNNHAKILVETFNDARILVHDNRRIINKTNWSKISKLLIKLRSNLYNVKEKYQLDIFIPTVLNSPLTLHGEEDQKSVETDLDSDPESNEETDIKENDLKDLTIPAQITLSEEDNEIEQEEGLNSSTSSVDTNENIMTDVSAQRAYIKDISNAIPDFNGQKIHLQRFVTALKLINLTKGTFEEIAVEVIKSKIVGSTLYKVQNETTINAIIKKLQDTIVGETSDVVKAKLSKTMQKGKTAEKFTTEIDNLRKLLEASYIDEGLSAEHADKFSTKEAINAMVKNCEHGKLKTILEAGNFKTMDEAVTKYIQCSTEMTGNPNSILLAQRGRGNYNNRNNYRGRGNGRGNGRGYYNNNNYNNNNRNNGQNNNYQYNNYRGNNRGNNRGNHRGNNHQNGGYNQNSNNNVRVTQNASGNSQQPLDTQQ, from the coding sequence ATGGAATGGGAGCAACTAACCCTAAATATCCGtgaactaaaagaaaaatttgataaatcttacaaATGTGTGAGCCAGAATAGGTCAATACAAAAGGATACTTTAAATAATCATGCGAAAATTCTTGTAGAAACATTTAATGATGCAAGAATATTAGTGCATGATAATAgacgtataataaataaaactaactggtcaaaaatatcaaaattgttGATCAAATTACGTTCAAATTTATATAACGTCAAAGAAAAGTATCAGCTAGATATTTTCATTCCAACAGTGTTAAATTCACCATTAACACTACATGGAGAAGAAGATCAGAAATCAGTTGAAACAGATTTAGATTCAGATCCTGAATCAAACGAAGAAACTGATATAAAAGAAaacgacctaaaagatcttacAATTCCTGCACAAATCACTTTATCTGAAGAAGATAATGAGATAGAACAGGAAGAAGGATTGAATTCTAGCACAAGCTCAGTAGACACAAATGAAAACATCATGACGGATGTAAGCGCCCAAAGGGCATACATAAAGGACATATCGAATGCCATTCCAGACTTCAATGGACAGAAAATACATCTTCAAAGATTTGTAACAGCTTTGAAGTTAATAAATCTGACAAAAGGCACATTCGAAGAAATAGCTGTTGAGGTCATTAAGTCAAAAATTGTTGGCTCAACTCTATACAAAGTCCAAAATGAAACGACAATTAAtgcaataatcaaaaaattgcaAGATACTATAGTTGGTGAAACATCCGACGTAGTAAAAGCCAAATTGTCTAAAACAATGCAAAAAGGGAAAACTGCCGAAAAATTCACGACAGAAATTGACAATTTACGAAAGCTTTTGGAAGCTTCGTATATTGACGAAGGCCTATCAGCCGAACATGCTGACAAATTCAGCACTAAAGAAGCCATTAACGCAATGGTTAAAAATTGTGAACACGGAAAGTTAAAAACAATCCTCGAAGCAGgcaatttcaaaacaatggatgaaGCCGTCACAAAGTATATACAATGTAGTACCGAAATGACAGGCAATCCCAATTCAATATTGCTCGCCCAAAGGGGCCGTGGTAATTATAACAACAGGAATAATTATCGCGGTAGAGGCAATGGTAGAGGCAATGGTCGaggttattataataataataattataataacaacaaccgcAATAATGGCCAGAATAATAATTaccaatataataattatagagGTAATAATAGAGGAAACAACAGAGGAAACCATAGAGGAAATAACCACCAAAATGGAGGTTATAACCAAAACAGTAACAATAATGTAAGGGTGACCCAAAACGCTTCGGGAAACTCCCAACAGCCTTTAGATACTCagcagtaa